The following are encoded together in the bacterium genome:
- the folP gene encoding dihydropteroate synthase: protein SIDTRRAATARATLDEGADLINDIAGLGDAGMAELAAGRGVPVCVMHMRGEPGTMQSNTRYDDLLGEVATFLAARAEAGRKAGIADDRILLDPGLGFGKSAAGNEDLLRRTRTLAGLGYPLLVGASRKSFVGARTGVAAADRRLAGSLVAAAAAACGGAAVVRVHDVAATREALAMAAALRPGAGGS from the coding sequence TCTCGATCGACACGCGCCGCGCGGCGACCGCCCGCGCGACGCTCGACGAGGGCGCCGACCTGATCAACGACATCGCCGGGCTCGGCGACGCCGGCATGGCCGAACTGGCCGCCGGGCGCGGCGTCCCGGTCTGCGTGATGCACATGCGGGGCGAGCCGGGGACGATGCAGTCCAACACCCGCTACGACGACCTTCTCGGCGAAGTCGCGACGTTCCTCGCCGCGCGCGCCGAGGCCGGGCGGAAGGCCGGGATCGCGGATGATAGAATCCTGCTCGATCCGGGCCTCGGCTTCGGCAAGTCCGCGGCGGGAAACGAAGACCTCCTGCGGCGGACGCGCACGTTGGCCGGGCTCGGCTACCCGTTGCTCGTCGGCGCCTCGAGGAAGTCGTTCGTCGGCGCGCGCACGGGCGTCGCGGCCGCGGACCGCCGGCTCGCCGGCAGTCTCGTCGCCGCGGCGGCGGCGGCGTGCGGCGGCGCGGCGGTCGTCCGCGTCCACGACGTCGCGGCGACGCGCGAGGCGCTGGCGATGGCCGCGGCGTTGCGGCCGGGCGCGGGCGGCAGCTAG